Within the Gordonia westfalica genome, the region GTTCGTCCTGCTGGTGCTGGCGCTGCTGTCCTCGCGGCACCTGCCGAACCGGATCGTCGCACAGAGCGCCGGCGAGGACGAGAAAGACGACCAGAAAGACGCGACCACCTGAGGGAACTCAGCCCCGCGCGACGACCTTCTTCGCGATGGTGGCCTCGGTGTGCCTGATGGCCTGAGCCGCGAACGGCCCGATGATGCCGCCCAGCACGCGGCCCGCGATCCCGCCGGGCAGGGTGTAGTTGAACTCCACCTGCAGATCGGTACCGCTCCCGGCCTCGGCGAAACGCCAGGTGGTGTCGGCCTGGAAGCCCTCGATCGCCTTGAGCTCGATCAGCTCGTTCTCGATGTACTCGGTGCATCTGACGACCGACTTGAGCTTCTTCGGGCCGACGTCGACCGTCACCTCGAAGATGGAACCCAGACCCTGGGTCTGCGAGGTCCTGGGCTCGAAGCCGGTGACCCCCATCAGATATTCGGGAACGTTCTGATAACCGTCGACGTACTCGAAGACCCGCGCGCGGGGCGCATCGACGACGACCTGATGACGTACCACTCCCACGCTCTACCCCGTTCTCGCGTGTCCGGCCCGGTGAGTCCGGCGCCGTTCCCGATCGACCCTATGCTCCTCGACGCCACTTTCGAGGGCGGGACACGGCCTTCCGACTTGACCCCCGTTGTCCGGTCGGATATTCCTGCAGACGATGTCGACGTCATCGGGCGGATGGTCCGAACTCCTCGCCCGAGAACACCGTGCCGCGGTGTCGGTGTTCGCCGGCGGCATCCTCGTCTTCGCGATCAACACCTTTCTGACCTCGGCCTCGCTGCCCAGCACCATCGCCGACATCGGCGGCCAACAGTTCTACGCCTGGGTCGTCACGATCTTCCTCATCGCCTCCGTCGTGGCGTCGATGCTGGTGAACCGAGTGCTGGCGCAGTTCGGCGCGCGCGGCGCCTACCTGATCGGATTCTCCGCGTTCGCCGCGGGTTCACTGATCTGCGCCGTCACCCCGACCATGCCGATCCTGTTGGCCGGCAGGCTGATCCAGGGACTCGGCGGCGGACTGCTCACGGGGCTGGCATTCGCGGTCGTGCAGATCGCGCTGCCGCAGCGCATCTGGGGACGTGCGGTGGCACTCATCTCGGCGATGTGGGGCGTGGGCAACATCGTGGGTCCCGCGATCGGCGGCCTGTTCGCCGACGTCGGGCTGTGGCGGGGCTCCTTCTGGTTCCTGACCGTGGTCACGTTGGCCATCGCCGCAGTCGCCGCCCGGGTGTTGCCGCGCGGTCGGGGCTCCGACCAACGGCACCCGTTGCCGTGGGCGTCGCTGGCGGCGGTGACCGTCGCCGCCGCGGCGGTCTCGGTGGCCGCGGTCGCCTGTTCGACGACGGCGGTCGTGGTGCTCGGCGGCGTCGCGCTGCTCGCCCTGTTCGGGTTCGTGGCCGTGGACCGACGCGGGACCACCGGCCTGCTCCCCCGGCTCACCTATTCGATAGGCAATCCCCTCAAGTGGATCTACCTCTCGATCGCGGTACTGGCGGCCGGGTCGACCGCCGAGGCCTTCCTCCCGCTGTTCGGTCAGCAGGTCGGCGGCCTGACCCCACTGGCCGCGGGTCTCCTGCCGGCCGCGTTGTCGTCGGGGTGGACGGTCGCGCAGATCGCCAGCAGCACGTGGGCCCACGGTCGATCGGCGGCGGCCGCCCGCATCGCCGGCCCGGCGTTCCTCGCCGTCGGCATGGCCGGCTACGGCCTCCTCCAGTCATCGACCGCTCCGATCGCGATCGCCGGCTGGTACGCGTGCCTCGTCGTCGCCGGCGTGGGCATCGGTATGGCGTTCCCGCACATCGCGACCGCCGCCATGGGCATCACCACCGATCAGGCGGAGGCCGCCCGTGCGTCGGCGGGCATCAACTCCGTACAGATGGTCGCCAACACCATCGGTTCGGCCGCCGCCGGCCTGCTCGTCAGCTTCGGTTCCGACGCGGTCGGTTCGGCGCGACTGCTGTCGTTCGGTTTCGCCTGCGTCGCGGTGATCGGCGTGGGCATCGCCGTTCGATCGGTCCGGCCTGCGCGGTGACCGTACGCTGAGCTGATGAGACGCCGTCGGGGAAGTCCTCATACCGGCCGTCGGGCCGTCCGCCTCGCGGTGGCCGCGCTCGCCGCCGTGCTGGTCGTCGCCTCGTGCGGAACCGACGCCGACGAGCGGGCCGAACCGGTGACGTGCGCGGAGATACCGAACGGCGAACTGATCGACGCGAACAGCGCGTCGGCCGCCCCCACCGACCTCGCGACGAGACCCGAGGTCGCCTCGGGTTACCGGAGCGGGATGAAACCGGTCGTGACCGGAACCTACGCCGCGGCGACCGCCAATCCACTGGCCACCACCGCGGCCTGCGAGGTGTTGCGCGACGGCGGCACCGCGGCCGACGCGCTGGTCGCGGCGCAGATGGTGCTCGGACTCGTCGAACCTCAGTCGTCGGGTATCGGCGGCGGCGCTTTCGCCCTGTACTACGACGCGGCGTCGAACACGGTGCGCGCCTTCGACGGCCGCGAGACGGCACCCGCGGCCGCCACCGAGACCTATCTGACGCAGATCTCCCCCGCCGACCCGGCACCGCCTGTCCCGAGCGCCCGCGCATCGGGACGATCGATCGGCGTTCCCGGCGTGCTCCGGATGCTCGACACGGTCCACGGAGAATACGGAAAGCAGGCCTGGCGCGATCTGTTCGCCCCGGCGATCACCCTGGCGGACAGCGGCTTCGAGATCAGCCCACGGCTGGCGGGAGCGATCGCCGCTTCCGCGGCCGACCTCCGGGCCGACGAGGACGCCCGCAACTACTTCCTCACCGGAGACGGTTCCGGGAAGCCCGCGGGCACCGACCTGGTCAACCCCGGCTACGCGAAAACACTCGGGGTGCTGGCCACCGACGGCGCGGACGCGATGTACGACGGGCCGCTCGCGCAGGCGATCGTCGCCGAGGCGGGCAGCACCGCGGGCGGCATGACGCCGAGCCTCATGACGGTCGACGACCTGCGCAACTACCGGGCGATCGCGCGCGACCCCATCGTGACCGAGTACCGCGGCCGCCGGATCGTGGCGATGCCGGGACCGTCATCGGGCGGGATAGCCGTCGCCTCCGCCCTGGGCATCCTGGCGAACTTCGACCTGCCGTCGATGACGCCCACCGAACTCGACGCAGATGGCGGCCGCCCCGATCCCGCTGCGGCGCATCTGATCACCGAGGCCGAACGCCTGGCCTACGCCGACCGCGACAAATACGTCGCCGACCCGGATTTCGTTCCGCTGCCCGGGCGCGGCATCGAAACCATCCTCGACCCCGCGTATCTGAAGGCGCGGGCCGGACTGATCCGCCCCGACACGTCACTCGGTGAAGCACCGGCCGGCGATCTCGGGCCGGTCCCGCTGGGGTCGCATACCGGCACCGAGCACGGCACCAGCCACATCACCGTCGCCGACCGCTACGGCAACGTCGCGTCGATGACGACGACCATCGAATCGGCCTTCGGCAGCTTCCACATGGTCGACGGCTTCCTGCTGAACAACCAGCTCACCGACTTCTCCGCCGAGCCGCGCGACGACGACGGTGCGCTGCTCGCGAATCGGGTGTCGCCCGGGAAGCGGCCGCGGTCGTCGATGGCCCCGACCCTGGTGATGCAGCCGGCGACCGACGGCGCCCCCGCACAGGTGGTGGCCGCCCTGGGTTCGCCGGGTGGGTCGGTCATCATCCAGTTCGTCGTCAAGACCCTCGTCGGGATGCTGGACTGGGGCCTGAACCCGCAGCAGGCGGTGTCGATGATCGACTTCGGCTCGGCCAACACCCCGACGTCGAACGTCGGTGGCGAACACCCACTGGTCGACACGTCCGACGACAGTGCGCACGACCCACTGGTACAGGGCCTGAAGCAGCGCGGGTCCGAGGTGTCCGTCGACGAACAGTCCAGCGGCCTGAGCGCGATCATGCGCAACGGGTCCGGGTGGATCGGCGGCGCCGACCCTCGTCGCGAAGGTGCCGTGATGGGTGACGACGCCACGCTCCGGTGACCGCGAGTCGTCCGAACGGACGAAATGTGCTGAGACACGCGCTGAGCCACTAGTTTTCCTCAGCGTCACATGGGGGCAACGGGGCGCATACACCCAGCTCATAGCGTCGAGTCGCTCGCAACCAGCGACAACCTAGCGACTTCGTCGTGCCGACCTGCCGGTGGTCGACGAGAAACACCAGGAGTAACCATGAGTGGCAGCATGTCCCGCCGTCAGGCCATCGAGGCCGTGACGACCTACGAGGTGTCGGCACCCGGATTCACCGAGCCGTTGGCAGACACCTTCGGACGCAACGTGTTCAGCTTGTCGGTCATGAAGAAGCGCCTCCCGAAGCACGTCTTCAAGGCGGTGGCCGCGACCATCGACACCGGCTGCGCGCTCGACCCGACCCTCGCCGACTACGTCGCGGTCGCGATGAAGGACTGGGCGATCGAGCGGGGTGCCACCCACTACGCGCATGTCTTCTACCCGCTCACCGGTTTCACCGCGGAGAAGCACGACTCGTTCCTGGAGCCCGACGCGAGCGGCGCCTCACTCGCCGAGTTCGCCGGCAAGACCCTGATGCAGGGCGAGCCCGACGCGTCGAGCTTCCCCAACGGCGGCCTGCGCGGCACCTTCGAGGCCCGCGGCTACACCGGCTGGGACGTCACCAGCCCCGCGTACCTCCTCGAGAACCCCAACGGCAACACACTGTGCATCCCCACGATCTTCATCTCGTGGACCGGTGAGGCCCTCGACAAGAAGACCCCGCTGCTACGCAGCCAGCAGGCGATGAGCAAGCAGGCCATGCGCCTGCTCAAGCTGTTCGGCCACGACAACGTCGACACAGTCGTCTCCTACGCCGGCGCCGAGCAGGAGTACTTCCTGATCGACGAGCACTTCTTCTACGCCCGGCCCGACCTCATGACCTCCAATCGCACCCTGTTCGGCGCCCCGCCGTCGAAGGGCCAGGAGTTCGACGACCACTACTTCGGTGCCATCCCGGAGCGCGTGCTGTCGTTCATGATCGAACTCGACCGCGAGCTGTTCAAGCAGGGCATCCCGGCCAAGACCCGCCACAACGAGGTCGCACCGGGCCAGTTCGAGATCGCGCCCGTCTTCGAGCGTTCGGTGCTCGCCCATGACCATCAGCAGCTGATGATGACCACGATGAAGTCCGTCGCGGAGAAGTACGGCATGAAGTGCCTGCTGCACGAGAAGCCGTTCTCCGGGGTCAACGGCTCGGGCAAGCACGTCAACTTCTCGCTCGGCAACGCCAACCAGGGCAACCTGCTGAACCCGGGCGACACCCCGCACGAGAACATGCAGTTCCTCACCTTCTGCGGCGCCATCATCCGCGCGGTCCACCTGTACGGCGGACTCCTGCGTGCCGCCGTCGCATCGGCGTCGAACGACCACCGTCTCGGCGCGAACGAGGCCCCGCCGGCCATCATCTCGATCTTCCTCGGCGAGCAGCTCATGGATGTCTTCGAGCAGATCGCCAAGGGCGGCGCCACCGGTTCCAAGGCCGCCGGCGTCATCGAACTCGGGGTCGACACCCTGCCGCCGCTGAAGGCCGACCCGGGCGACCGCAACCGCACCAGTCCGTTCGCCTTCACCGGCAACCGATTCGAGTACCGCGCACCGGGTTCCAACCAGTCGATCTCCGACCCGATGGTCGCGATCAACACCATCCTCGCCGACTCGATCGACTTCATCTCCGCCGAACTCGAGAAGCTGATCGCCGACGGCACCGAACTCAACGACGCCGTCCAGAAGGTGTTGCAGGAGATCATCAACACCCACGGTGCGGTGATCTTCAACGGCAACGGCTACTCCGACGAGTGGCAGGAGGAGGCCGCCGCCCGCGGTCTGAAGAACCTCCGCACCACCGTCGACGCCGTCACCGAGTACACCTCGCCCGAGGTCATCGAGATCTTCGAGAAGTACGGGGTGCTCTCGGCCCGTGAGCTCGAGGCCCGCGAAGACGTCATCTTCGAGTACTACGCCCTCACCCTCCTCGTCGAGGCCAAGGAGACCGCGGAGATCGCGAAGACGATGATCATGCCGGCCGCGATCCGCTACCAGGGTGAACTGGCCGGCACCGCCGCCTCGTTGAAGATGGCCGGGATCGAAGCTCCCACACCGCTTCTCGCAGAGGTCACCGCACTGATCGGCAAGCTGCACGACGACGTCATCACTCTCGACGAGGGCATCGCCGGAATGCACGGTGAGAACACCTTCGAGGAGTCGAAGTACGCTCTCGAGGCGCTGATCCCGGCGATGGCCGCGGTGCGCGAGGTCGCGGACACGCTCGAGAGCATCGTCGCCGACGACCTCTGGCCGCTGCCCACCTACAACGAGATGCTCACCATCCTCTGACATCTCGCGGTACTCAACCGAGCTGGAAAACGCCCCTGCGATCCACCCTCCACGGCGGCGCCGACGACACTGTGTCGTCGGCGCCGCTGCACAGGGTGGTTCGCGGGGGCGTTTTCCAGTGCCTACCGGACCCGCAGAGACAACGCCACGACGAGCCGGGTGGCCGGGTCCCCGAGTTCCATCCCGGTGAGCGCCTCGATGCGACGGATGCGGTAGCGCAACGTGTTCGGGTGGACGTGCAGATCGTCGGCGGCCGAACGGACGTCGCCGAAACGGTCGAGGTAGGCGCGCAACGAGACGGTGAACTCGCTGCCGGTGCGGTGGTCGAGGTCGGCGAGTTCGGAGACCCGCGGGTCGACGAGGTCGGGGTTCTCGGCCAGGAGCGCGACGATCTCGCCGAGCAGCACACCGGTGCGCGAACCGCCCACGGTCGTGACGTCGTCGATCAGGTCACCTTCGAGGGACGCCGCGTCGAGCACGCGGTTGATCTGGGTGCGCAATTCCGGTACCGCGGAGAGCGTGTGGGGTCCGGCGACCACGGCGCGGATGCGGATCCCGAACTGCCGGTCCGTCGCGTCGACGGAGACCCGCGCCCACTCGACCGCGGCATCACCGGACACACCGGGCAGGACAGCATAGGCGCGGTCGCCGATGGTCGAGGTCACCGACAGCGGACTGAACGCGCTGGCGTGCAAGGTGAGCGCGGAGATCCGGGTGGTGTTCTCCCCCAACGGAACCGCAGCGTCCGGCGACCCCCTCGTCGTGAAACCGACGAGCACGACCGCGACGGACGAGTCGAGGCCCAGCGCAGCGGCCAGCGCCTCGACGTCGACGATGTCGCCCCGCGCGCCGAGGAGGCGGCGGACCACCTCGTCGTGTTCGGTGCCGGCGGTTCGACGACGTGCGATCACCCGGGCGGCCACCGCGGCCGCTCCGGTGAGCACCTCGTCGGTGTCGTCGGCAAGGGCCCTGGCACCACACTGCAGCCAGACGACGCCCAGGAACTCGCCCGTGCCGGGCGCCCGGATCGCGACCGCACGGCGTTCGCGTAGCCCGAGGTCGGCGCGCGCGTCGACCGCGACCACCCGCGACGAGGTGCGCAGCGCGTCCATCACCCCCCACTGCCGCAGCCAGGCGAGCATCTCCGGCGGCCCCTCGCGCCCGAGGATCGACAATCGTCTCAGCTCGTCGGCCTCGTCGCCGGCCGTGCTGTAGGCCAGCACATGTGACCGCTCGTCCTCGATGCTGACCAGCCCGCCGGTGCGCCGGGCGACCTCGGCCGCGAGTTCGAACAGATCGCCCGTGGCGCCCGACTCCATCGACTCGCCGTCGTCCGATGAACGCCGGGCGGTGTCGAGGACGCGCGATGTGAGGTTGTAGATGCGCTCCCAGCGGGCGTGCGGGTCGATGGCGACGACGGCGATCCCGAGCCGGTCGGCGAGGTCGGTGAGGGTCGTCGGCGACGTCTTGCTCATGACCGCGACGGGACGATGGCTCCCGAGACCGCCGAGCAATTCGGTGCTCACCTCGTCGGACAACCCGACCAGCAGGAACACGTCGGCCGATCTCGCCGCCCGCCCGAGGCCGAAGTGGACGTCGTCGATGTCGATCATCGCCAGGCTCCGCACCGGCACGTCGAGCCCCTGCGGCGCGCTGACCAGCGTCGCCACGGTCCGGTCCAGAGCCAGAATGAGACGCCCCAGCGCCACACCCGGCGATTTGTCCATACGGACAAGACTACGGCGCATCGGTTTGCCGATCGGCCATATCGCGGGAGCGCCCTCCGCAGGTGAACTGACGTCATGGACGCCATCACCACTCCCCCTCGCCCGGCCAACGAGCCGGTACTCGCCTACGCACCCGGATCGCCCGAACGCACCCGCATCGTCAACGAACTCACCAGCCAGTCCAACGCCGGCCGACGCGAACTGCCGCACATCATCGGCGGGCACCTGCGCCTCGGTCACGGCGAACAGATCGACGTCGTGCAGCCGCATGCGCACCGAGAGGTGCTCGGCTTCCTCACCAACGCCACCCACGACGACGCCCGTGCCGCCGTCGACGCCGCGCTCGACGCCAAGGACGACTGGGCGCACACCGGCTTCGACGATCGGGCCGCGGTGATCCTGCGTGCGGCCGAACTGCTGTCGGGTCCGTGGCGCGAACGGGTCTCCGCCGCGACCATGCTGGGCCAGTCGAAGTCCGTGCACCAGGCCGAGATCGACGCCGCGTGCGAGCTCGCCGATTTCTGGCGGTTCAACGTCACCTTCGCCCGGGAGATCCTCGCCGAACAGCCGGTGTCGTCACCCGGGGTATGGAATCGGCTCGACCACCGTCCGCTCGACGGATTCGTCTATGCGGTCACCCCGTTCAACTTCACCGCCATCGCCGCGAATCTGTCGACCGCGCCGATGCTGATGGGGAACACCGTCGTGTGGAAGCCGTCTCCCACGCAGGCATATTCGGCCCAGTACACGATGGCACTCCTCGAGGCCGCCGGACTGCCGCCCGGCGTCATCAACCTGGTCCACGGCGACGGTCACGCGGTCTCCGATGTCGTTCTGGCCGACGAGAACCTGGCGGGCATCCACTTCACCGGCTCCACCCGGACCTTCCAGCACCTGTGGCGGGAGGTCGGCGGCAACATCGACCGGTACCGCAACTATCCGCGCCTCGTCGGCGAGACCGGTGGCAAGGACTTCATCGTCGCGCATTCCTCCGCCGAACCGCATGCACTCCGAACCGCGATGATCCGTGGCGCTTTCGAGTACCAGGGCCAGAAGTGCTCGGCAGCTTCACGCGCCTACATCGCACGGTCGGTGTGGGACAAGATGGGTGACGACTTCCTCAGCGAGACCGCCGAAGTCGGCTATGGCGACGTGCGGGACCTGTCGAACTTCGGTGGCGCGCTCATCGATCGTCGGGCCTTCGACAAGCAGGTGGCGGCGCTGCGCCGTGCCAAGTCCGCGCCGTCGGTCACCGTTGCGGTCGGCGGCCAGGTCGACGACACGGTCGGCTATTTCGTGCGCCCCACCGTGTTGCTGTCGGACGATCCCCGCGACGAGTCCTTCTCCACCGAGTACTTCGGACCGATCCTGTCGATCTACGTCTACGACGACGCCGACTACGAGACCGTCCTCGACCTGGTCGACGCGACGGCGAGGTACGCGCTCACCGGTGCGGTCATGGCGACCGACGTCGCCGCGGTCGCCCTCGCCTCGGATCGGCTCCGCAACGCCGCGGGCAACTTCTACATCAACGACAAGCCGACCGGCGCCGTCGTCGGCCAGCAGCCGTTCGGCGGCGGGCGCGCCTCCGGCACGAACGACAAGGCCGGATCGAAGCAGAACCTGTTGCGCTGGTCGTCGACCCGCACCATCAAGGAGACGTTCACGCCGCCGACGACGTCCCGGTATCCGCACATGAGCACCGATTTCACGGGGGTCTGAGGTTGAGCACTCTCTTCGACACGCTTCTACGCCCGACGATCACCGCCGCGGCGCGCAGCGAACGGATCAAACAGACCTCGCAGCGATGGTCGGTGACCGAGAAGGTCGTGCGCCGATTCGTCCCCGGCGAATCACTCGACGACGTCATCCGCGCCATCCGAAGGGAACTCGACGACGGACTGGCGGCGACCATCGACTTCCTCGGCGAGGACACCGTCGACGAATCGCAGGCCGATGCCACCGTGGCCGCGTATGTGGCTCTGCTGGAGGCGATGCCGGGCCTGGGTCCGGTGCCGGCTGGTTCGCTGGAGGTGTCACTGAAACTGACCGCGCTCGGACAGAGCCTGCCGGAGCACGGCGCCAAGATCGCCGAGGAGAACGCCCGGACGATCGCCGCGGCGGCGCGGTCGGCGGGGGCATCGGTCACCGTCGACGCCGAGGACCACACGACCGTCGACGGGCGACTGGCCATCGTGCGCTCGCTGCGACGCGCCTTCCCCGACGTCGGAACCGTGCTGCAGGCGTATCTCCGTCGTACCGAGGACGACTGCGCGGAGTTCGCGTCGTCGGGCGCACGGATCAGGTTGTGCAAGGGCGCCTATGCCGAACCGCCGTCGGTGGCCTACCCCGACCGCCGTCAGATCGATGAGGCGTATCTGCGTTGCCTGCGAATCCTGATGAAGGGCAACGGCTATCCGATGGTCGCCAGCCACGATCCGACGATGATCGAGGCGGCGTCGATCATGGCCGCGGAGTTCGATCGCGGTCCGGACACCTGGGAACACCAGATGCTCTACGGCATCCGCGCCGACGAGCAGCGCCGGCTCGTGGGGTCCGGAGCGCACGTGCGGGTGTACATCCCGTACGGCAGCGAGTGGTACGGCTACTTCGTGCGGCGCCTCGCCGAGAAGCCGGCGAACCTCGGGTTCTTCCTCCGCGCCCTGGCCGGGTAGAGCGCCATCCCCCACCTCCTGAACGAGCGAGCGTCACACAACCGCGCTCCCTGAGATGCGAGAAGCGAGCGTCACACAACCCCGCTCCCTGCGATGCGAGAAGCGAGCTCCACACAACCCCGCTCCCTGAGGTGCGAGGAGCGAGCTTCACACAACCCCGCTCCCTGAGGTGCGAGGAGCGATAGCGACGAGCCACGAAGGGCCTGGTGAGAGATCCTCGCACGTCGTGGAGCGGGAAACGCGCACGCGGGAACGCCTTACCGCGGCTGGGCCCGCTTCACCTGGTCTGCGGCGCGCGTCGCGTCGATTTCGACGTCGGTGATGATCGTCGCCGGTCCGACGTGCAGGGTCCCCGACGTCAGCGGTTGCGCCCGCAAGCCGCCGCGGCCGATCAGCGCCTTGCGCACGCCCTCGCCCGCGACGGTGTCCATCCACGAGCATGGATGCGCGGGACGGCCACCGCGGAAGCGGATCGGTCCGACCCCGGTGTCGAGCCCGAACTCCCGGCCGCGCAGCGGATCGAGTTCGACGCCGCGGACGACGATGTTCCGCCGCGCGAGCACCGGGTCGACATCGCCCGCCGCCGCGGTCCAGGCCTCGAGCGCGAGGAACGTCACCGCCGCCTCCGTGTGGGCGCGTACGCCGAAGAACCGGTCGCCACGAATCCCCTTGTCGGCGATGATCTCCACGGCGCCGGGAGTGAGGGTCTCCACCTCGCCGGCGGGACCGTCCTTGGGCCGTCCGAAGTACGCGTGCTTCGGGGAGACGACGAAAGCGAGGATCTCGCAGGGGTATCGGTAGGTCATGTCACCAGTCCTTCGTGGCTCGTCGCTATCGCTCCTCGCACCTCAGGCAGCGAGGGGATGGTCAGTAGCCGGTGAACGAGTCGGTGTGGATGCGCCAGGGCCGCAACCTCGTTGCCGGGTCGAGGTGCCGGATCGTCGACGATGTGCGTTCGACGAATGCCGGCGTGCCCGACACGTAGTAGTGCGCGCCCACCAGGTCCGAACCGAGCAGTTCGGCCAGGCGGTCGGCATCGTCGATGCCATCGGCGAGTTCCGGTGCGATGACCGTGACGACCCGCGCACCCTCCGACCCCGCGCTCTCGAGGACATCTCCGTAGACGGCGCGGCCCGGTTCACGGAGAACGTGCACCACGGTCAGCCCCGACAGATCTCCGGACAGCGAGCGAATCATCGAGATGAACGGCGTGACCCCGATCCCCGACGCGAGGAGCACCACCTCGCCCTTGCCGGGGAACGCCCGCGGCAGAACGAAGTCGCCGCCGATCTCGTCCACCCAGGCGCGTCGTACACGGCCCTCGATGAGGGCGGCCTTGAACGACGACGGCTGCTGTCCCGCGACGGTGAAACCGAACTCGACAGGTGCTTCCCCCGGGGCGGACACGAACGAGAACACCCGTCGCGACCCCGACCAGACCGGTGCCGACCACCGCGGCACACCCACACTCGACCA harbors:
- a CDS encoding glutamine synthetase III, with protein sequence MSGSMSRRQAIEAVTTYEVSAPGFTEPLADTFGRNVFSLSVMKKRLPKHVFKAVAATIDTGCALDPTLADYVAVAMKDWAIERGATHYAHVFYPLTGFTAEKHDSFLEPDASGASLAEFAGKTLMQGEPDASSFPNGGLRGTFEARGYTGWDVTSPAYLLENPNGNTLCIPTIFISWTGEALDKKTPLLRSQQAMSKQAMRLLKLFGHDNVDTVVSYAGAEQEYFLIDEHFFYARPDLMTSNRTLFGAPPSKGQEFDDHYFGAIPERVLSFMIELDRELFKQGIPAKTRHNEVAPGQFEIAPVFERSVLAHDHQQLMMTTMKSVAEKYGMKCLLHEKPFSGVNGSGKHVNFSLGNANQGNLLNPGDTPHENMQFLTFCGAIIRAVHLYGGLLRAAVASASNDHRLGANEAPPAIISIFLGEQLMDVFEQIAKGGATGSKAAGVIELGVDTLPPLKADPGDRNRTSPFAFTGNRFEYRAPGSNQSISDPMVAINTILADSIDFISAELEKLIADGTELNDAVQKVLQEIINTHGAVIFNGNGYSDEWQEEAAARGLKNLRTTVDAVTEYTSPEVIEIFEKYGVLSARELEAREDVIFEYYALTLLVEAKETAEIAKTMIMPAAIRYQGELAGTAASLKMAGIEAPTPLLAEVTALIGKLHDDVITLDEGIAGMHGENTFEESKYALEALIPAMAAVREVADTLESIVADDLWPLPTYNEMLTIL
- the pruA gene encoding L-glutamate gamma-semialdehyde dehydrogenase encodes the protein MDAITTPPRPANEPVLAYAPGSPERTRIVNELTSQSNAGRRELPHIIGGHLRLGHGEQIDVVQPHAHREVLGFLTNATHDDARAAVDAALDAKDDWAHTGFDDRAAVILRAAELLSGPWRERVSAATMLGQSKSVHQAEIDAACELADFWRFNVTFAREILAEQPVSSPGVWNRLDHRPLDGFVYAVTPFNFTAIAANLSTAPMLMGNTVVWKPSPTQAYSAQYTMALLEAAGLPPGVINLVHGDGHAVSDVVLADENLAGIHFTGSTRTFQHLWREVGGNIDRYRNYPRLVGETGGKDFIVAHSSAEPHALRTAMIRGAFEYQGQKCSAASRAYIARSVWDKMGDDFLSETAEVGYGDVRDLSNFGGALIDRRAFDKQVAALRRAKSAPSVTVAVGGQVDDTVGYFVRPTVLLSDDPRDESFSTEYFGPILSIYVYDDADYETVLDLVDATARYALTGAVMATDVAAVALASDRLRNAAGNFYINDKPTGAVVGQQPFGGGRASGTNDKAGSKQNLLRWSSTRTIKETFTPPTTSRYPHMSTDFTGV
- a CDS encoding MFS transporter, which produces MSTSSGGWSELLAREHRAAVSVFAGGILVFAINTFLTSASLPSTIADIGGQQFYAWVVTIFLIASVVASMLVNRVLAQFGARGAYLIGFSAFAAGSLICAVTPTMPILLAGRLIQGLGGGLLTGLAFAVVQIALPQRIWGRAVALISAMWGVGNIVGPAIGGLFADVGLWRGSFWFLTVVTLAIAAVAARVLPRGRGSDQRHPLPWASLAAVTVAAAAVSVAAVACSTTAVVVLGGVALLALFGFVAVDRRGTTGLLPRLTYSIGNPLKWIYLSIAVLAAGSTAEAFLPLFGQQVGGLTPLAAGLLPAALSSGWTVAQIASSTWAHGRSAAAARIAGPAFLAVGMAGYGLLQSSTAPIAIAGWYACLVVAGVGIGMAFPHIATAAMGITTDQAEAARASAGINSVQMVANTIGSAAAGLLVSFGSDAVGSARLLSFGFACVAVIGVGIAVRSVRPAR
- a CDS encoding PucR family transcriptional regulator, which gives rise to MDKSPGVALGRLILALDRTVATLVSAPQGLDVPVRSLAMIDIDDVHFGLGRAARSADVFLLVGLSDEVSTELLGGLGSHRPVAVMSKTSPTTLTDLADRLGIAVVAIDPHARWERIYNLTSRVLDTARRSSDDGESMESGATGDLFELAAEVARRTGGLVSIEDERSHVLAYSTAGDEADELRRLSILGREGPPEMLAWLRQWGVMDALRTSSRVVAVDARADLGLRERRAVAIRAPGTGEFLGVVWLQCGARALADDTDEVLTGAAAVAARVIARRRTAGTEHDEVVRRLLGARGDIVDVEALAAALGLDSSVAVVLVGFTTRGSPDAAVPLGENTTRISALTLHASAFSPLSVTSTIGDRAYAVLPGVSGDAAVEWARVSVDATDRQFGIRIRAVVAGPHTLSAVPELRTQINRVLDAASLEGDLIDDVTTVGGSRTGVLLGEIVALLAENPDLVDPRVSELADLDHRTGSEFTVSLRAYLDRFGDVRSAADDLHVHPNTLRYRIRRIEALTGMELGDPATRLVVALSLRVR
- a CDS encoding gamma-glutamyltransferase family protein, whose protein sequence is MRRRRGSPHTGRRAVRLAVAALAAVLVVASCGTDADERAEPVTCAEIPNGELIDANSASAAPTDLATRPEVASGYRSGMKPVVTGTYAAATANPLATTAACEVLRDGGTAADALVAAQMVLGLVEPQSSGIGGGAFALYYDAASNTVRAFDGRETAPAAATETYLTQISPADPAPPVPSARASGRSIGVPGVLRMLDTVHGEYGKQAWRDLFAPAITLADSGFEISPRLAGAIAASAADLRADEDARNYFLTGDGSGKPAGTDLVNPGYAKTLGVLATDGADAMYDGPLAQAIVAEAGSTAGGMTPSLMTVDDLRNYRAIARDPIVTEYRGRRIVAMPGPSSGGIAVASALGILANFDLPSMTPTELDADGGRPDPAAAHLITEAERLAYADRDKYVADPDFVPLPGRGIETILDPAYLKARAGLIRPDTSLGEAPAGDLGPVPLGSHTGTEHGTSHITVADRYGNVASMTTTIESAFGSFHMVDGFLLNNQLTDFSAEPRDDDGALLANRVSPGKRPRSSMAPTLVMQPATDGAPAQVVAALGSPGGSVIIQFVVKTLVGMLDWGLNPQQAVSMIDFGSANTPTSNVGGEHPLVDTSDDSAHDPLVQGLKQRGSEVSVDEQSSGLSAIMRNGSGWIGGADPRREGAVMGDDATLR
- a CDS encoding SRPBCC family protein, which translates into the protein MGVVRHQVVVDAPRARVFEYVDGYQNVPEYLMGVTGFEPRTSQTQGLGSIFEVTVDVGPKKLKSVVRCTEYIENELIELKAIEGFQADTTWRFAEAGSGTDLQVEFNYTLPGGIAGRVLGGIIGPFAAQAIRHTEATIAKKVVARG